One Streptomyces sp. NBC_01217 genomic region harbors:
- a CDS encoding IS630 family transposase, translating into MAGSLGVEISVEQAAELRELVNSRDVPADIATRGRIVLWSSEGRRRKDIAELLGVSLPTVDRWKIRYAEQGLAGLEGERPGGAREQVPARVRARVIALTRMTPPDGTGLSRWSTRELAKYLERAENITVSWHYIARVWREESLKPHRSGTFKISKDPAFAEKVADVIGLYLAPPGGAVVLSIDEKTQIQALDRTQPVLPVAFAASEKRTADYVRHGTTNLFAALNVTTGEVLGECRPTRNGKDFLAFLKKAVKPHAGKDIHVVLDNLSTHTTPEVKEWLVKNPQVHFHFTPVGSSWLNQIEIWFGILTRQSIRRGTFSSVNVLIKQIRDYINSWNTTAKPFTWTATAGEVLAKVRLVATNVKKLVNNNSN; encoded by the coding sequence ATGGCAGGGTCTCTTGGTGTGGAGATCTCCGTGGAACAGGCCGCCGAGTTGCGGGAGTTGGTGAACAGCCGGGACGTTCCTGCGGACATCGCTACGCGGGGCCGGATCGTTCTGTGGTCGAGTGAGGGGCGTCGGCGCAAGGACATTGCGGAGCTGCTCGGGGTGTCGCTGCCGACCGTGGACCGCTGGAAGATCCGCTATGCCGAGCAGGGCCTGGCCGGGCTGGAAGGTGAGCGTCCCGGTGGCGCGCGGGAACAGGTGCCGGCGCGGGTGCGGGCCCGGGTGATTGCGCTGACGCGCATGACGCCGCCGGACGGCACGGGGCTTTCGCGCTGGTCCACGCGGGAGTTGGCGAAGTATCTGGAGCGGGCCGAGAACATCACCGTGTCCTGGCACTACATCGCGCGCGTCTGGCGGGAGGAGAGCCTGAAGCCGCACCGGTCCGGCACCTTCAAGATTTCCAAAGATCCCGCGTTCGCGGAGAAGGTGGCCGACGTGATCGGCCTGTATCTGGCCCCGCCGGGCGGCGCGGTGGTCCTCTCGATCGACGAGAAGACGCAGATCCAGGCGCTGGACCGGACCCAGCCGGTGCTGCCGGTCGCCTTCGCGGCGAGCGAGAAGCGCACCGCCGACTACGTCCGGCACGGCACCACGAACCTGTTCGCCGCCCTGAACGTGACCACTGGTGAAGTGCTCGGCGAGTGCAGGCCGACCCGGAACGGCAAGGATTTCCTGGCCTTCTTGAAGAAGGCGGTGAAACCGCACGCCGGGAAGGACATCCATGTCGTCCTGGACAACCTCTCGACGCACACCACCCCGGAGGTCAAGGAGTGGCTGGTCAAGAACCCGCAAGTCCACTTCCATTTCACTCCCGTCGGTTCCTCGTGGCTGAACCAGATCGAGATCTGGTTCGGAATCCTGACCCGGCAGTCCATCCGCCGCGGCACGTTCTCCAGCGTCAACGTCCTGATCAAACAGATCCGCGACTACATCAACTCCTGGAACACGACAGCGAAACCGTTCACTTGGACCGCGACCGCCGGCGAGGTCCTCGCGAAGGTCCGACTCGTCGCGACCAACGTGAAGAAACTCGTTAATAACAACTCGAACTGA
- a CDS encoding methylaspartate mutase: protein MPRGDTAPDRYTTPCRDDFGDFVEREHRAGRLVVQPRMGFAAPEAMRAGLLATRNAAATTVGTITLDSYTRTGDRAAADRALRDGADLNGYPLVNHSPATTRAVLDGIRDRDFPVQVRHGSAAPQHIFRALAKTGIAATEGGPVSYCLPYGRTPLEQSVRNWQEGCELALGLRQFGLEPHLETFGGCMLGQLCPPGMLVAMSVLEALFFHHHGIRSLSVSYAQQTNFDQDREAVLALRRLCAELLPDTRPHVVVYAYMGVYPATPEGAFALLGEAAGLAVATGAQRLIVKTEAEASRIPTVAENVAALEHAATVAGAPSAAPPPDPGGDSQTYAEAAALVEAVRNLHPDLGEALLVAFRRGYLDIPYCLHPDNSGRTRSAIDAAGRLRWTALGALPLAGLVETGPEQPALTSSGLLTALAHMRTRFDRPELDDPRHPRGGTGRGRLVSRDPVHVSSSCY from the coding sequence CTGCCCCGCGGGGACACCGCGCCCGACCGTTACACCACGCCCTGCCGGGACGACTTCGGCGACTTCGTCGAGCGGGAGCACCGGGCTGGCCGGCTCGTCGTCCAGCCGCGCATGGGCTTCGCCGCGCCGGAGGCCATGCGCGCCGGGCTGCTCGCCACCAGGAACGCCGCCGCCACCACCGTCGGCACCATCACCCTCGACAGCTACACCCGCACCGGCGACCGCGCCGCCGCCGATCGCGCCCTGCGCGACGGCGCCGACCTCAACGGCTACCCGCTGGTGAACCACTCCCCGGCCACCACCCGTGCCGTACTCGACGGCATCCGGGACCGCGACTTCCCGGTCCAGGTCCGGCACGGCTCCGCCGCGCCGCAGCACATCTTCCGCGCCCTGGCCAAGACCGGCATCGCGGCGACCGAGGGCGGCCCGGTTTCGTACTGCCTGCCCTACGGGCGCACACCGTTGGAACAGTCCGTGCGCAACTGGCAGGAGGGCTGCGAACTCGCTCTCGGTCTACGTCAGTTCGGACTCGAACCGCACCTGGAGACCTTCGGCGGCTGCATGCTCGGCCAGTTGTGCCCGCCGGGGATGCTGGTCGCGATGAGCGTGCTGGAAGCGCTGTTCTTCCACCACCACGGCATCCGCAGCCTGTCCGTCAGCTACGCCCAGCAGACCAACTTCGACCAGGACCGCGAGGCCGTCCTCGCGCTGCGCCGGCTCTGTGCCGAACTACTGCCCGACACCCGCCCGCACGTGGTGGTCTACGCCTACATGGGCGTCTACCCGGCGACGCCCGAGGGGGCTTTCGCACTGCTCGGCGAGGCGGCCGGGCTGGCGGTGGCGACGGGGGCGCAGCGCCTGATCGTCAAGACCGAGGCCGAGGCCAGCCGCATCCCCACCGTCGCCGAGAACGTGGCCGCCCTGGAACACGCCGCGACCGTCGCCGGCGCGCCGTCCGCCGCGCCGCCGCCCGACCCCGGCGGCGACTCCCAGACGTACGCGGAGGCGGCGGCGCTCGTGGAGGCCGTCCGCAACCTCCATCCCGACCTGGGGGAGGCCCTCCTCGTCGCCTTCCGGCGCGGGTACCTGGACATCCCCTACTGCCTCCACCCCGACAACTCAGGCCGCACCCGCAGCGCCATCGACGCCGCGGGCCGGCTGCGCTGGACCGCCCTCGGCGCGCTGCCGCTGGCCGGCCTGGTGGAGACCGGGCCGGAGCAGCCGGCGCTCACCTCATCCGGCCTGCTCACCGCGCTCGCCCACATGCGCACCCGCTTCGACCGGCCGGAGCTGGACGACCCGCGGCACCCACGCGGCGGCACCGGGCGAGGGCGGCTAGTGTCTCGTGATCCTGTTCATGTCAGTTCGAGTTGTTATTAA
- a CDS encoding cobalamin B12-binding domain-containing protein has translation MTTSAISGAVAVAGRPGATAAPGGTVVVTGLASDAHTWNLVYLHLIIEELGHRVVNLGSCVPEDELVAACLAHRPAMVVVSSVNGHGHQDGLRAIRGLRAVPQLVTTPVVIGGKLGVNGPGDTRQTWELLAAGFDAVFEDGADAETRFRSFLSATVRAAL, from the coding sequence ATGACGACGAGCGCGATCAGTGGTGCCGTCGCGGTCGCGGGTCGGCCGGGCGCTACGGCCGCCCCCGGCGGCACCGTCGTCGTGACCGGCCTGGCGTCGGACGCCCACACCTGGAACCTGGTCTATCTGCACCTGATCATCGAGGAGTTGGGCCACCGCGTCGTCAACCTGGGATCCTGCGTGCCCGAGGACGAGCTGGTCGCCGCATGCCTGGCGCATCGGCCGGCCATGGTCGTCGTCAGCAGCGTCAACGGCCACGGCCACCAGGACGGCCTGCGCGCGATCCGCGGCCTGCGCGCCGTACCGCAGCTCGTCACCACCCCGGTGGTGATCGGCGGCAAGCTGGGGGTCAACGGCCCCGGCGACACCCGGCAGACCTGGGAACTGCTGGCCGCCGGGTTCGACGCGGTCTTCGAGGACGGCGCCGACGCCGAAACCCGGTTCCGGTCCTTCCTGTCGGCGACCGTACGGGCGGCCCTGTGA
- a CDS encoding type III PLP-dependent enzyme — MSTAPAPTTALPVAELAARYGTPLYVYDLDRVRAARRDLFAALPEGFTLFYALKANPHPDIVRALRSGEGPACRAEISSTGELDAALEAGFGGADCLYTGPGKTYGELAETIDRGVRLFSAESVTDLEHIGAAAAAAGVVADCLLRVNAAGVGATTTSIRMTGAPSQFGFDSETLPGLAPALTTVPGTRIAGAHFFPLSNAKDEDGLIAEFRHTITLAAELEKHLGVTFRVLDIGGGFAAPYGVRGERPRYPHLRGALEGALDAHFPRWRDGGLEVACESGRHLVADGGRLLCAVVNTKVSRGRRFVVLDAGINAFGGMSGLGRLLPVTVEPCTDDTDQGPARDLPTERASLVGPLCTPGDLLGREIELPAGLSAGDVVSVPNAGSYGVTASLLMFLGRPAPTEVCVRDGEVVSVTRLEHRRVVPGDRDRTDRRE, encoded by the coding sequence ATGAGCACAGCACCCGCCCCCACCACCGCGCTCCCCGTCGCCGAACTCGCGGCTCGCTACGGCACCCCGCTGTACGTCTACGACCTGGACCGCGTCCGGGCCGCCCGCCGGGACCTGTTCGCGGCCCTCCCCGAGGGCTTCACCCTGTTCTACGCGCTGAAGGCCAACCCGCACCCCGACATCGTCCGCGCCCTGCGCTCCGGCGAGGGTCCGGCCTGCCGCGCCGAGATCAGCTCCACCGGCGAACTGGACGCCGCCCTGGAGGCCGGGTTCGGCGGCGCCGACTGTCTCTACACCGGACCCGGCAAGACGTACGGCGAGCTGGCCGAGACCATCGACCGCGGCGTACGGCTGTTCTCCGCCGAGTCGGTCACCGACCTGGAGCACATCGGAGCGGCCGCCGCGGCCGCCGGCGTGGTCGCGGACTGCCTGCTGCGCGTCAACGCCGCCGGGGTCGGCGCCACCACGACGAGCATCCGGATGACCGGTGCGCCCTCGCAGTTCGGCTTCGACAGCGAGACCCTCCCCGGCCTCGCCCCGGCCCTGACCACCGTACCCGGCACCCGGATCGCGGGCGCGCACTTCTTCCCGCTGAGCAACGCCAAGGACGAGGACGGCCTGATCGCCGAGTTCCGGCACACCATCACCCTCGCCGCCGAGCTGGAGAAGCACCTCGGCGTGACCTTCCGGGTCCTGGACATCGGCGGCGGTTTCGCCGCCCCCTACGGAGTGCGCGGCGAGCGCCCTCGCTACCCGCATCTGCGAGGTGCCCTGGAAGGCGCCCTGGACGCGCACTTTCCGCGATGGCGGGACGGCGGACTCGAGGTCGCCTGCGAGTCGGGCCGCCATCTGGTCGCGGACGGCGGGCGGTTGCTCTGCGCTGTCGTCAACACCAAGGTGAGCCGGGGGCGCCGGTTCGTTGTCCTGGACGCCGGCATCAACGCATTCGGCGGCATGTCCGGCCTGGGCCGCCTGCTCCCGGTGACCGTGGAGCCGTGCACCGACGACACGGACCAAGGCCCCGCGCGGGACCTGCCGACCGAACGAGCCAGCCTGGTCGGCCCGTTGTGCACTCCGGGCGACCTCCTCGGCCGGGAGATCGAGCTGCCCGCCGGGCTGTCCGCCGGTGACGTGGTGTCCGTGCCGAACGCGGGCTCCTACGGCGTGACCGCCAGCCTGCTGATGTTCCTGGGCCGGCCGGCGCCCACCGAGGTGTGCGTACGGGACGGGGAGGTCGTCTCCGTGACCCGTCTTGAGCACCGCCGGGTCGTGCCCGGCGACCGTGATCGAACGGACCGGCGGGAATGA
- a CDS encoding AMP-binding protein, with product MPQLVHDLLDRAAADVPDACAVQDASRTWRYGEIQDLSHAFAAWLRARGVAPGDRVMTQIPSTGETVALFYGTSRSGAVFVPVNPDMRPFHLRSVIGNCEPRLIIADGLAQETLRETAGVPVHGLADVWREVTELAAGGVRVTEESTRPEDLAVLVYTSGSTAAPKAVMCPHAQMTFASDAIQQVLGYRPGDVVFCRFPMSWDYGLYKVLLCALGRSRIVLADRDSDIVLLKRMRETGTTVVPLVPSLATMIATLAARDTEPAPPVRLFTNTGAALPQPLIDTLRTAFPGARVVRQYGQTECKRVTAMPPEREHERPDSVGLPLPGTRVLILDPEGQSVPTGQSGEIVAAGPHVMPGYWRAEEITARAFRRDPVTGELRLHTGDYGHLDDEGFLYFEGRRDDMFKRKGVRMSSVEIEAAALDVVGVRAAAVLPPTDRRDMVLFADTDLAPHQVLRELAHRLEPAKVPGVCRVHNDWPLTPHGKTEKKKLALFLDGDGTRADESRNDA from the coding sequence GTGCCCCAGCTCGTCCATGATCTGCTCGACCGGGCAGCCGCGGACGTCCCGGACGCCTGTGCCGTCCAGGACGCCTCGCGGACCTGGAGGTACGGCGAGATCCAAGACCTGAGCCACGCCTTCGCCGCGTGGCTGCGGGCCCGGGGCGTCGCGCCCGGCGACCGGGTCATGACGCAGATCCCGAGCACCGGTGAGACCGTCGCCCTGTTCTACGGGACCTCGCGGTCCGGGGCCGTCTTCGTGCCGGTCAACCCGGACATGAGGCCGTTCCACCTGCGCTCGGTCATCGGCAACTGCGAACCCCGGCTGATCATCGCCGACGGCCTGGCGCAGGAGACCCTGCGTGAGACGGCAGGCGTGCCGGTGCACGGCCTCGCCGACGTGTGGCGCGAGGTGACGGAACTGGCCGCCGGCGGGGTCCGCGTGACGGAGGAGTCCACCCGCCCCGAGGACCTCGCCGTCCTCGTCTACACCTCCGGCAGCACCGCCGCCCCCAAGGCCGTGATGTGCCCGCACGCCCAGATGACCTTCGCGTCCGACGCCATCCAGCAGGTCCTCGGTTACCGGCCGGGCGACGTCGTCTTCTGCCGTTTCCCGATGTCCTGGGACTACGGCCTCTACAAGGTGCTGCTGTGCGCCCTGGGCCGCTCGCGGATCGTCCTCGCCGACCGTGACTCGGACATCGTGCTGCTGAAGCGGATGCGGGAGACCGGCACGACCGTGGTGCCCCTGGTACCGTCCCTCGCGACCATGATCGCGACGCTGGCCGCACGCGACACCGAACCCGCCCCGCCCGTACGCCTGTTCACCAACACCGGCGCCGCCCTGCCGCAGCCGCTCATCGACACCCTGCGCACCGCCTTCCCCGGCGCGCGGGTGGTCCGCCAGTACGGCCAGACGGAGTGCAAGCGCGTCACCGCCATGCCCCCGGAGCGCGAACACGAGCGCCCCGATTCGGTCGGCTTGCCGCTGCCCGGCACCCGCGTCCTCATCCTGGACCCCGAAGGGCAGTCCGTGCCCACCGGGCAGAGCGGCGAGATCGTCGCCGCGGGACCGCACGTCATGCCCGGCTACTGGCGTGCCGAGGAGATCACTGCACGCGCCTTCCGCCGCGATCCGGTCACCGGCGAACTCCGCCTGCACACCGGCGATTACGGCCACCTCGATGACGAGGGCTTCCTGTACTTCGAGGGCCGCCGCGACGACATGTTCAAGCGCAAGGGCGTCCGCATGAGCAGTGTCGAGATCGAGGCCGCCGCCCTGGACGTCGTGGGCGTACGCGCCGCGGCCGTGCTGCCCCCGACCGACCGGCGGGACATGGTGCTGTTCGCCGACACCGACCTCGCCCCCCACCAGGTGCTGCGCGAGCTGGCGCACCGCCTGGAGCCCGCCAAGGTGCCGGGTGTCTGCCGGGTCCACAACGACTGGCCGCTGACTCCGCACGGCAAGACCGAGAAGAAGAAGCTGGCCCTGTTCCTCGACGGGGACGGCACGCGCGCCGACGAGAGCAGGAACGACGCATGA
- a CDS encoding AMP-binding protein: MDGVPDHALHARFLRGLAASPAREAIRVGEEVLTYEAVHRRALLWAGALLDAAPEAPRAVGVLTGKGTTAYVGVLAALYAGAAVVPLQPDFPLPRTRHMLTTAGVDAVIADARGAVLLPRLLDTNGAHAKVAVLTPETDPVPSSVALRAPRSAAPGDTAYVLFTSGSTGRPKGVPITHGNAAHYFGILDERYDFGPDDVFSQAFDLVFDCAMFDLFNAWGAGAGLVAVPGPAYRDLSAFAERHKLTVWFSTPSSIALVRRLGGLGPAALPTLRWSLFAGEALRCQDAADWQSAAPGSAVENLYGPTELTITISAHRWDPDRSPGLGVHGGVPIGIVNPGHRHLLLDADGTPHEGPDVPDPAEGELCVSGPQMTPGYLDDGDNLGRFLTHDGRAWYRTGDRVRRSAGGELAYLGRLDAQVQVQGWRVELAEVDHALAACAGVDQAVAVDVTADGVTELVAYYTGTAPVASGELARALRERLPDKLVPRRFEHLADLPLNANRKIDRAELRDRAAQRSGPNRPTTGA; encoded by the coding sequence ATGGACGGCGTACCCGATCACGCCCTGCACGCGAGGTTCCTGCGCGGCCTCGCGGCGTCCCCCGCGCGCGAGGCGATCCGGGTGGGGGAGGAGGTGCTCACCTACGAGGCTGTCCACCGGCGCGCGCTGTTGTGGGCGGGCGCGCTGCTCGACGCCGCGCCCGAGGCGCCGCGCGCCGTCGGCGTGCTCACCGGCAAGGGCACGACGGCGTACGTCGGCGTCCTCGCCGCCCTCTACGCCGGTGCGGCCGTCGTGCCGCTCCAGCCGGACTTCCCGCTTCCGCGCACCCGGCACATGCTGACCACGGCGGGCGTGGACGCGGTCATCGCGGACGCGCGCGGCGCGGTGCTGCTCCCGCGGCTCCTCGACACGAACGGCGCTCACGCCAAGGTCGCCGTCCTGACCCCTGAGACGGACCCGGTGCCGTCGTCCGTGGCGCTGCGCGCCCCGCGGTCCGCCGCCCCCGGCGACACCGCGTACGTGCTGTTCACCTCGGGCTCGACCGGCCGCCCCAAGGGCGTGCCGATCACGCACGGCAACGCCGCCCACTACTTCGGGATCCTGGACGAGCGCTACGACTTCGGGCCGGACGACGTGTTCTCGCAGGCCTTCGACCTGGTCTTCGACTGTGCGATGTTCGACCTGTTCAACGCCTGGGGCGCGGGAGCGGGCCTGGTCGCCGTGCCCGGCCCCGCCTACCGGGACCTGTCGGCCTTCGCCGAACGGCACAAGCTGACGGTGTGGTTCTCCACGCCCAGCAGCATCGCCCTGGTCCGGCGGCTCGGCGGACTCGGCCCGGCCGCCCTGCCCACGCTGCGCTGGAGCCTGTTCGCGGGCGAGGCGCTGCGGTGCCAGGACGCGGCCGACTGGCAGTCCGCCGCGCCGGGTTCGGCCGTCGAGAACCTGTACGGCCCCACCGAGCTGACCATCACGATCAGCGCCCACCGCTGGGACCCGGACCGCTCACCCGGCCTCGGCGTCCACGGCGGCGTCCCGATCGGGATCGTCAACCCCGGCCACCGGCACCTGCTGCTGGACGCGGACGGCACGCCCCACGAGGGCCCGGACGTCCCGGACCCGGCCGAGGGCGAACTGTGCGTCAGCGGGCCGCAGATGACCCCGGGCTACCTTGACGATGGGGACAACCTCGGACGGTTCCTCACCCACGACGGCCGCGCCTGGTACCGCACCGGCGACCGGGTGCGCCGCAGCGCCGGCGGTGAACTCGCCTACCTGGGACGCTTGGACGCTCAGGTCCAAGTGCAGGGCTGGCGCGTCGAACTGGCGGAGGTCGACCACGCGCTGGCTGCCTGCGCCGGAGTAGACCAGGCCGTCGCCGTCGACGTCACGGCGGACGGCGTGACCGAACTCGTCGCCTACTACACCGGCACCGCCCCCGTAGCGTCCGGCGAACTCGCCAGGGCGCTGCGCGAACGGCTGCCGGACAAGCTCGTCCCGCGCCGTTTCGAGCACCTCGCCGACCTGCCGCTCAACGCCAATCGCAAGATCGACCGAGCGGAGCTCAGGGACCGGGCCGCACAGCGGTCCGGTCCGAACCGACCCACCACGGGAGCGTGA
- a CDS encoding phosphopantetheine-binding protein yields the protein MTVWNDEFDDLLRQFLPYIPPDEQLTADTALRDAGLDSLGTVQLLAALEDRFDVRFKDDALTPETFETPGALWQALSTLLNPVE from the coding sequence GTGACCGTGTGGAATGACGAGTTCGACGACCTGCTGCGCCAGTTCCTGCCCTACATCCCGCCGGACGAGCAGCTCACGGCCGACACCGCGCTGCGCGACGCCGGCCTGGACTCCCTCGGCACGGTGCAGCTCCTTGCCGCGCTGGAGGACCGCTTCGACGTGCGGTTCAAGGACGACGCCCTGACCCCCGAGACCTTCGAGACGCCGGGCGCGCTGTGGCAGGCGCTGTCCACCCTGCTGAATCCGGTGGAGTGA
- a CDS encoding ACP S-malonyltransferase codes for MEQHAAAEPGSRTGTAMVFPGMGPVRFTDVGTFMLANPYARRLVAQADEVLGHSLVDGFRDAEGDYSVDAQVAFLTNCVAMAQWAEGELGIVPDACAGPSFGEKALAAHVGALDFPDAVRMTEQLARCMDDYFATEHQHIVTCSFVRTPEERLQEILAEMDDRGEWYEISCHVDHDFSMLSLHEAGLERFERALRAGGGLPLYTMRPPMHCAAFGPLRDRAEQEVLSGLRFRDPVVPVVADQDGSVIRTGEGVRAMLLDSFVRPMHWPDTVAGLRDLGVGRVCVAGPDSLFGRVAVTTANFEVVAAHPRLAMQPVRRAAGRD; via the coding sequence ATGGAGCAGCACGCCGCCGCGGAGCCCGGCTCCCGGACCGGCACCGCCATGGTCTTCCCCGGGATGGGGCCGGTACGGTTCACGGACGTCGGCACGTTTATGCTGGCGAACCCGTACGCCCGACGACTGGTGGCGCAGGCCGACGAGGTGCTCGGCCACTCGCTCGTCGACGGCTTCCGCGACGCCGAGGGCGACTACAGTGTGGACGCGCAGGTCGCCTTCCTCACCAACTGCGTCGCCATGGCGCAGTGGGCCGAGGGAGAGCTCGGCATCGTCCCCGACGCCTGCGCCGGTCCCAGCTTCGGCGAGAAGGCCCTCGCGGCCCACGTGGGCGCCCTCGACTTCCCCGACGCCGTCCGGATGACCGAACAGCTCGCCCGGTGCATGGACGACTACTTCGCCACCGAGCACCAGCACATCGTCACCTGCTCGTTCGTCCGCACCCCCGAGGAGCGGCTGCAGGAGATCCTGGCGGAGATGGACGACCGCGGCGAGTGGTACGAGATCTCCTGCCACGTCGACCACGACTTCTCCATGCTCTCGCTGCACGAGGCCGGCCTGGAGCGCTTCGAGCGCGCCCTGCGCGCGGGCGGCGGACTGCCGCTGTACACCATGCGCCCGCCCATGCACTGCGCCGCGTTCGGGCCGCTGCGGGACCGGGCCGAGCAGGAGGTCCTGTCCGGGCTGCGGTTCCGCGATCCCGTCGTCCCGGTCGTCGCCGACCAGGACGGCTCGGTGATCCGCACGGGCGAGGGCGTGCGCGCCATGCTCCTGGACAGCTTTGTGCGCCCCATGCACTGGCCGGACACCGTCGCCGGACTGCGGGACCTGGGAGTGGGCCGGGTCTGCGTCGCAGGCCCCGACAGCCTCTTCGGCCGCGTGGCCGTCACTACCGCCAACTTCGAGGTCGTCGCGGCTCATCCGCGTCTGGCCATGCAGCCCGTGCGCCGCGCCGCCGGCCGCGACTGA
- a CDS encoding proline iminopeptidase-family hydrolase, protein MVAVPGRTGTLPFRAYHTWYRVTGDPGAKRPAVVVVHGGPGSTHDYLLNLRALAEDGRPVVHYDQLGNGGSTHLPDRSADFWTVDLFLAELDNLLDGLGVAGDYVLFGHSWGGLLAAAHAARRPKGLRGLVVANSPASYPLWRQEMKMLRDRLPAGVDAVLRRHEEAGTTGSEEYVQALRVFYERHVCRVLPWPRDFVATFMEINDDPTVYHTMNGPSEFHVVGTLRDWGVTDLLPAIEVPTLLISGAHDEATPETVQPYHDLIPDVRWELFEHSSHVPHLEEPERFRAVMTAYLDDLETAAR, encoded by the coding sequence ATGGTGGCAGTTCCTGGCAGGACGGGGACCCTGCCCTTTCGGGCGTACCACACCTGGTACCGCGTCACGGGCGACCCGGGAGCGAAGCGGCCGGCGGTCGTGGTGGTGCACGGGGGACCTGGCAGCACCCACGACTACCTGCTGAACCTGCGGGCCCTCGCCGAGGACGGCCGGCCGGTCGTGCACTACGACCAGCTCGGCAACGGCGGTTCCACCCACCTGCCGGACCGGTCCGCCGACTTCTGGACGGTCGACCTGTTCCTCGCGGAGCTGGACAACCTCCTCGACGGCCTCGGCGTCGCCGGCGACTACGTCCTGTTCGGCCACTCCTGGGGCGGCCTGCTCGCCGCCGCGCACGCCGCCCGCCGGCCCAAGGGGCTGCGCGGTCTCGTCGTCGCGAACTCCCCCGCCTCCTACCCGCTGTGGCGGCAGGAGATGAAGATGCTGCGCGACCGGCTGCCGGCCGGCGTGGACGCCGTCCTGCGCCGCCACGAGGAGGCCGGCACGACCGGCAGCGAGGAGTACGTCCAGGCGCTGCGGGTCTTCTACGAACGGCACGTGTGCCGCGTCCTGCCCTGGCCGCGCGACTTCGTCGCCACCTTCATGGAGATCAACGACGACCCGACCGTGTACCACACGATGAACGGGCCCAGCGAGTTCCACGTCGTCGGCACCCTGCGGGACTGGGGCGTCACGGACCTGCTGCCCGCCATCGAGGTCCCCACGCTGCTGATCAGCGGGGCACACGACGAGGCGACCCCCGAAACGGTCCAGCCGTACCACGATCTGATCCCGGACGTGCGCTGGGAGCTGTTCGAGCACTCCAGTCACGTACCGCACCTGGAGGAACCTGAACGGTTCCGGGCCGTCATGACCGCGTACCTGGATGATCTGGAGACCGCGGCCCGGTGA